The Rosa chinensis cultivar Old Blush chromosome 7, RchiOBHm-V2, whole genome shotgun sequence DNA segment cagagactggatccaccGGAGTTATTGTGTTCCGTTAATTCTTCATCAGGAATTGATTATGTGGAATAGGGCTATGAACAAGGCTGAAGTGATTAAGGCTGATCCTCACCCGTTCTCTATTTCTGCAAATtacgtagatgccaggtactacttgGAGCCAATCACTCCATTACAGGACAGTGGCAttgatgacaaaggccgccccacaggggtgacgacctctgaattggcacagttgGGGCTCACGCTCTCGAAGGAAGGcctggaaaggcctggccacgctgtgcccaaacctttaaataattaatggattacaaccttccagaggaagggatagaggccttccactctttGTACGAAAGATTATCCTCGTATATGGTGggaaaagaggcctatgatcgaatCGCTACCTTGGAAATAGTTAACGAGGAACTCTCTGACcatgaaaaggaaaaggaagacaTTTAGCTCGCCCTAGCGGCATTGGACAACACACCTCCTAAGGTCAAGGACCCTATTGAGAAGGTCAATCTTGGAACAAATGACGAGCCCATGGCAGTGGCTATCAGTGCGTACTTAGGGCCTAGCAAGAAGGAGACACTCATTGACTTATTGCTGGAATTCAAGGACTGCTTTGCGAAAAAATACCAGGATATGCCaggcctgtcaccggacttggtatgccatcagatgccaacactccctgacaagaggcctgtgaagcaagagccgcgaagaatgaattcagagactgttaatgctcaaaagtctggcggtagccaaaccttggtctaacgctggtccggcaggcggaccgctactctgccgctctgaggattactgctagctgccaaacacaagacggggcgttagagggagaccgcgttgggcggtcttcaactctccgatgcctaagtcagtcaatgcatatgggcagcataacaataatgagtagtaaatgcgtaattaatgaggagagaggagaggaccttttataggtgaggaagaggatggtcttctccttgttttcggtGTGGGACTGATGttcttcagttcccagtttcagtagcttctgatgctaacttgacacggcgcgtggaggcgcgtcggcggtgctttggggttgatccggggctgaagcggtaacccggctagctgtctttacgccagtcactcatatggtgggcgttggtacccctggcggtacaatgagcgtggctcattatagctaattatgcttgcaaatgcacatgtatgtacagagACCCAGGTTTTAGTTAAAGAAGAAGTCGAGAAGATGCATAAATCAGGCATCATCAGGGTGGCCAAGTACAATCAGTTACTATCGAACATAGTGCATGTTCGCAAGAAGAACGGCAAGATGCAAGTCTGTGTGGATTATAGAGACCTTAATGTGGCTACACCTAAATATGTTTATCCCATGCCGTTCGCGGACATGTTGGTAGACACATGAATTGTTATCCTTTAAGGATGGAACTGCAGGATACCACCAAATTCCGGTCGCGGAAGAAGATAGACATAAGACCGCGTTTTGCTGCCTAGGCTTTGCGGGAGTTTTCGAGTATGtagtcatgccttttggactgaagaatgtTGGGGCcacgtatcagagagccatgaacctgatcttccacgacatacttggGAACATTTTTGAGGTTTACATTGATAACGTGGTCGTGAAGTCTAAGAAGCGAGGGGACCATATCGTAGATCTCAGAAAGGTTTTCAAGCGCATGCGgctacacaagctcaagatgaatcccgccATATGTATTTTCGGAGTTCAGGCAGGTGACTTTCTGGGGTTTGTAGTCCATCAGAGAGGAATCGAGGTCCCTGAGGATAAGGCAAACGCAGTTATCAACGCATCTCCCCCACGAACGAAGAAGGAGCTATAGCAACTATTGGGTAAGATTAATTTTCTGCGACGATTCATCTCTAATTCTGCAGGTAAAATCTAGCCGTTTTCCCCGTTGCTGAAGTTGTAGGGACAGAACGAGTTTGTATGGGAACttcaacatcaagaggcttttgacaagaTCAAGGCCTATCTGGCAAGTCCGCCAgtactagttccacccagggcTGGTTTTCCGTTAAAATTCTACATCTCAGCCGCGGAGGCCTCCATTGGTAGCCTCCTCGCCCAGGATGACGAAGCTGGCGTCGAACATGCTATCTTTTACCTCAGTCGGACATTCACCGATTGCGAAACAAGgtacactccaatggaaaagaTGTGCCTCACTCTCTACTTCTCTGCATGCAAGCTGCGGcattacatgttatcctttactacttgcatcatcgctcagatCGATCTGGTAAAATATATGTTGTCGCGACCTATCTTAAGGGGGCGCATCGGCAAATGGGTTCTTGCTTTGTCGGAATTTAATTTTCACTACAATATCTCCCTCAGAAAGCAGTGAAAGGACAAGCCATCGCCGACTTCCTAGAGCATCACCCCATGCTAGACGTTCTTGAGGTAAGAGACTTAGAAGTCGCTGCTGAAACTATAGTTCGCCCGAATCTGCATGTTTACCTAAGTATGCCATGTTatatcaagccacagtctcaTTCCAACCCTGGGGGTTATATTTTGATGGTTCGCGAACGGAGACACTGGCCGGAGCCGAGTTGTCTTGGAAAACCCAGCTGGCAATCGTTTCTCATATTCCTTCCAGTTACAGTTCCGATGCACCAACAACCAAGCAGAatatgaggcccttattattggcctagaGGTGTTACTCGAACTAGGAGTCAAAGACATCTAGGTACGTGGTGATTCTTTACTCGTGATCAATCAGCTTCGCGCGAAGTACAGATGCTCCAGCTACTTGCTTGCACCATATTTGGATAGCTCCCTTGAACTTCTGGCCCAATTTGAAGATGTGGACTTGGAGTATATTCCTCGCGAGCTCAACTTCGTGGCCAATGAACTCGCTCAGTTGGCAACAGGCGTTACTTTGAAGTATGGGGTTCGCGAGAGAATTCTCAAGGTTGAGCGACGCATGCTGCCTTTGTGGCTTGCACGCTCTAACCCGCCAGAAGAGCACACAATGGCGGCCCTTGATCCTATTGATGTGGATTGGCGCATCCCGTTAATCGCTTACCACATGCAACCAAATCCCACTGCGGACAGGAAAACCCGTTTTCTGGCactaaattacttcctcagaggTGACGAGCTACGTCGACACGGCGAAGATGGCATCGATTTCAGGTGTGTCTATGACCGCGAAGAGAAACGATTAATGCGAGAAGTGCATGAAGGCGTGTGTGGAGCTCATCAAGCGGGTCCAAAGATGCGCTGGCTTATCAGGAGACATGGGTActattggcccagcattttgaaggattgtatcgcaTTCGCGAAAGGATGCCAAGATTGCCAGGCTCATGGACCAGTCCAGCACATTCCTAATATTCCAATGCAACCCAccattaaaccttggcctgcgtTAGGCTGGGCTTTAGACTTGATCGGCATGATTCACCCGTATTGTTCACTCCAGcataagttcatcatcgtcgctactcatttcttcactaagtgggtggaagctgAGCCTTTGAAGGAAGCCTCCGGTGCCACCATTCGCCGGTTCTTTTTCCGCAACATTATCTGCAAGTTTGGCATCCCAGGGGTTTTGTATCTAACAGGGGAGCAGCGTTCATGGGTGGTGATGTAGAGAAGCTCGTCAATGATTATGGAATCCAGTTTATCCATAGCATGCCTTATTATGCTCAATCCAATGGTCAAGCGGAGACCAGCAACAAGATGATCATTACTCTATTGAAAAAATTGCTTGTAGAGAACCCTCGACAGTGGCATGAAACATTGTATGAGACATTATGGGCTTATCGTACTTCCAAGCGGAACCCTACTGCTACCACCCCCTATGCGTTAATGTTTGGCCACGATGCGGTTCTCCATTTGGAAGTGATTGTTCAATCCCTTCGTGTCCAAGATCAGCATCACTTGATCGGTGAAGATTATATCCAGGCTATGTGGCAAGAGCATGAAGACCTTAACAATAAGCGCTTAGAGGCGTTGGACAACTTAGTGATGGAAAAGCAACGCATCGCTCGTGCCTACGATAAGCGGACGCGTGGCCGTAGTTACAAAGAGGGTGAACTGGTTTGGAAGGCGATTTTGCCATTGGGCGAGAAGTTGACTTGCCGCGGTAAGTGGACTCTGCGGTGGGAAGGAGCCTTCGTTGTTCACAGAATTTTGGAGCGCGGGGCGTTTCACCTGAAAGATTTGGACGGCGACCTCCACCGCAATCCCATCAATGGCAGGTTCTTAAAGAAGtattaccctagtgtttgggagttcgaaGATCCACCTGCTCAGATGGCTTCTGGGACTGGGGGGCAACCATAGGCTTCCTTGGTTTGCGTCCTCCCTTCCATTTCGGCCTTTTCTGTGGCCTCATTCTCCTGTCTTCGCCTCACTTATTAAGACaagggggcaacactctatacatTAAGGGCTTGTTGTAGCGGCCTTATGTATCCCTCTTCTTCGTTGTAATTTTTTACATTTTTCtattcatttttctttcgacAATAAGTGTTAGAAGCATGTAACAGGGCCTATACCAGAGGCCATATTATATAGACAGATTGAAGATGGAGGAAGAAATATGCTTgaattcataaagtggctttgcggccaaaagcaatacAAACACATATGCAAATTACAAAGCCAACAGTGGCTGAAAATCATAAGGGTTTCAGATCTTCTGAAAGTTTATGGATTTCTAAGTCTTTGTCTCTGGAGGGGTTAGTGAAGTGATcgctcttcctctttctctcttcacccTCCTCTGATCTAAGTCGCCGCTGCTACCATTGGTACTGGAAGaggagggaaggaaataatccatcgcaacTCTTCCAGTGAGTTATCCTCCAGGATGGAGGTGATCATTAGAGCCGAGCGCGGCCCAGCTGCCTCAACTCCCTCaaggggaaaaacagaagcaTGTCCTTCAAACCCTTAAGGTAGGGCACCGAAGAAGAGCATAGGGCCTCAAGTGGCCTTCTACCCTTCTTCGTTTTGCTCCACGCAAGGGAACCTAAAGAGAGAAACTCCCTAGAATGTGGCACCCCGCGTTAGGAGCGCCGCATGTTCTTCAGCCTAACTAGAACCGGTGAATCCCGTCCAGACTTTCTGAGGCCAAAGACATGcggctggacctgagattaggccgtAAGGCCTACCTAGGAAATaagattaagccataaagcctagGATATAGAGGCTAAAGGCGAGAAGAGGAGATGATTTCAAGAATAGGAGGAAGAGAAGTAGGGATTGCAAGACAATTTCTGGAGGAATCATGATTGCGTGTACTTGCACTCCTACGATATAGGTATATATAGGGCCAACTTTAGTGGCCTCAGCCTTTTGATCTTGGCAGTTGAAGTAGATTCAACGCCATTAATGAGAACATCAAGGGAATTCAATGCTATGATCTCGGAAATGAACAAAACTGAATACGCGTGGACAACAGAGCAGTGTCCAAGGAGGTAACTGCCCCTTTTCGAGTTTATCCTTTTGAAAACTGATTTAACAGTTAAGGCGAAATAGTTATCGTTTTGCTATGTACGAAGATAAAATAGACATTTGGGCcagcaaagtgggctaaataagtaatattaatattgttcatacaaaataatgggcctaatactagaggcctaaagttttcggccTGCATAAGTTAGGCGGAGAAAATGTTTGTCCAGGCGAAAACTCGCATTAGCAGCAGCTTGGGCGGCCTGTTGGGCTGCCATGCGGGCTTGGGCCACTTCCTGTGACAGTACCTCGAAAGCGACTAAGGGTTGTTCCAGTTGAGGTTCCTCAAGGGCAAGCCTGGCCATCACACTGGTTAATTGGGCCTGAAGATCCTGAATCTGGAACCGGAGATGGTTTCTCGTGAGCGTTAGCTCCTTGACGAGATTGTCTTGATCACCCAAAGAGTCGCGGGAGTTGTCCATCTGATGAGTAAGGGCCTGATAGTGCACCTGGGTCTGCCTGGCCTGCGCGATCGCGACCGCCTTCTCATTCAGCCATTGGGGAAGATCCTACAGCAACTGGTCAATATCAATGAACTGAGCTTCAGTGATGGCTCCCTCACGGAGAAGTACCCTCATGTACTCCAAGACTCTCATGGGTGGGCCGGGTGTCAGGATGTCAGGGCCCAGGAGGAGACGGAGGCCTTCTCTAGCATCATCTACCACTCCAGGTGGGACCACTTCAAGTACGCGAGCCAATATTTCTAGTCTCGAAGGAGGCATAGGTGGTAGGTTGGGATCCACAGCAATAGGAGCCTCAAGAGGCTCCGCGACAAGAACTGCCTCTGGCACCGGTTCGTGAGGTACCTCTACCTCTGCTTCAAGCACTTGGGGGGCAAGTTCCTGGTCAGCCGGGTTTCCACCATCAGGCTCAGCAAGGTTCTCGATAGCAATTTCCTCGGCAGCTACTGCCACTTCCTCATTAGGAGCGACATTCTGGGCCTGATAAGAGTTGTTAGAATGTAAGAAGGATAAGGCAGGAACCAGAGTGGAAAtatttacaaggaaacataccTCTTCAACAGGTGACTCGTGAGGAGCATCGGTTGCCATTTGTTCTTGGGCAACCTCGAGAGGATTGGCCGAGTCAGGCATGATTGGCTCCAGGATGGGGTTTGCAGTTGGCTGCTCGCAAGTGGTTTCTGTTGGTGGCACTCTTTCTTCAGCCTCAGGAGAGCTGTCATCCAAAATCTGCACCGGCACTTGGGGCAGCTGCGAATCATTCTCGGTGTTAACAGGAGGTGGAGGTTTGGTTGAATCAGGCCACGTTTGGGCTTAAGAAGGGGATGCTTCGTCGCCAGCAGTGAACGACCCTTCACCGATTAGCCTTAAGGGCCTTTGATGGACCTGCAAGTAAGGAGCGTTATAGGCTCAGACATAACGATGGAATGAAAATTTCAGTGCTGCGTTTAGTACGAAGTACCAGTCGAAATGCGAGtggttcatcttcttcccaCGGGTCCGTCCGGGGTCAGCGCAGTTGCATTTGCTGGCCAAAGCGGCGGCAAGCTGTCAAGATCAAAAGAGAGTTAAGTTAGACTGTGGAGAAGATGTCGCAATCTCAGACTCTGGAAGGAAAGGCCTTACAGTTTGTGGGTCGTCATTATCGGAAGAAGAGTCTTCAATTTCAGGCTCTGTGGCTACAGCTTTTTGTTTAGTAGCCTGACCGGTGGCTGGAGGAACATCCGCTGTGCGGCTGCTGGAAGGCCAAACACGTCCCTGCTACATTAGAGTTTGAATAAGGGGAAAAGAGTGGAattaaagcaaaagaagaaaatgaaaacattCAAAGGGCAAGTTACCTCTTGTGGTGGCTCGCGGATAACAATGCCGGCTTGAGCAAGACGCGGGGCTCGCTTGGGTCTCTGAGTAGGCTCGAGTACTGGAGATGGCGCCTCAGCTTCAGGGAAGCGAGCAAGCAGTTCGGTATCAGCATCATAGGGATATCGCAGATCTTGGAAGATGGTCGCGAAGAGTTCATCATCCCATTGTCTCCAGCAGTTGACAGAGACTTCTTCCCACCATTGATCATAATCTTCGGAGGTCCCATCAACTGGAGCGAGGTCGTTGGCCCATTGAGGGAGATCAACCAATGCAAGCATGCTTTGGGCTAGTAGAGGCCCAGTGGGGGGACCAATTCTCCGCCaggaggtgttgtagttccaagaGTCAAAGAGGGGGAATGGCATTAACTGAATCAGCCCGAGTTGGCGAGCAAAGTGATTAGGCGCGTAAAGCTCATAGCTGAATTCTTCTGCGGCGAGCCTAATGTCTGAGCAGGAGATCTCGCGGCGAAAAGCCAAGTGTGCGCGATCACTATAATTGACCTCCCCAGGAAGGAACCCATGCTCAAGAGGTGGCGGGAATCTTCTATTAATCACTAAGTCGAGGGGCAGCATTTCGTGCAGGAGGTACAGATATGtaaaacactcggagtagggCGGGGATGTGTACCTTGCCTCGCGGCAGAGCCATTGGCCAAGAAGAGTGTCAGCTGGTGGTAGCGGTGGAATGTCGTCGCGGcggaagaatggaaagtaaATTTGAATCCAGAAATCAAGAATCCAAAAGGGGCCTGAGATGTTAGTTTTTATAAGGATGCATGGTGGCCTGGTATAGAGTGCGGTAGAGGGCGCCCAAAATCGGTTGTCTGAGCCCTATGCGGTGGCCTTTGTAGAGGGCCGTCGTGAGAGAAGTCCAAGGTCCAGTGGGCTTGTTGGCGGACgtgcagaagatgaacttgcaCAGCCAGTACTCCAGGAAGGCAATTCCTCTGGTCGCGTTATGTTCTCTACGGTAATGGGACAGCCATCGCGGGTAGGAGCCGCTATGAGAGCTGCAGCCGGTTTGAGCCATTGTCAAAGTGAAGGAGACAGAGTCAAATTAGCCATGTATGTAGGGCTCGCCGTCAATGGGTAACCCAGTAATCGTGAGGATGTCTAGCAGAGTGATGCCCATTTGGccgaatcaaaaatcaaaagtgtCAGTAGCGGtgttccagaaacaaagaaaggcagTCAGTGGTGAACGATTGCCACCACGCGGAAGGCAAAAACAGAGATCAATAGTCTGAGTGATACCTACCGCGTCCCGGCGAGCCAGATCTCGCAATCATGCTTTGCGATACCATGAGAGCTCAACCGCATTGATGGTGGTGGGCCAATGCCCTATTTTGGCTATGTGTTGATGCGCACCCCAGCTAGTGAAATCTCCAGTTGTTCTTCTGAGGACCGGAATGGCACGTCGGATGGGCAGGCCGTAGAGGGCGAGCGCGTCATCCAGGATGGAATCTCGTGGTGAAGGGCACAGTCCGGCATGTTGGTTTGGGAGTCTGAGAAGCAGAGGTCTTCGGACGATGGTGTGAATGAAACAGCAGGCACCTACGCTTGTTCCCCAAATATGGGCTGCTTTCTCGTTAAGttcttcttcctgatcgatgatcatcttctttgggggagccatttctgggtttctgtaaaGAGGTGTATGGAGCaaggagttttctgggtttaggagactagaagggtttctgatgtgacaggtctgaagtggctgcgggatttaaataagagattttgtgaggAAAACGATACAACGAAAAGACGTTTTGCAAAGCGAATGGACGCGACTCTCATTAATGGCCTCTTTTCGATCATTAGGCATGTCGTtttaagtccccttcaatcagttacttCTCGCGGGCccgatttcggggcctggggggcaatgtttgagcccaaaagtatttttggcaagatcccttaggggatttagcacagcgagccgatacctgcggcctaaaaaataagcctacttgggtttgggttacagcttcgcccattcagtgatccataaggaaaacaagcccttattggaatcaagtagcggagattgaataggaaacttcaatcaataatccttctttggcaaggaacagtcgaaaccctagatATAAATACCAAGTTTCAAGGACGAATTAGACACAACTCTCAAATCGACTAAtcatacagattatcaaagcctctccggagcaaacctacttgcaacctagttgcaaaccagtgaagcaagggtaatgccctcgcaacccagcgaagctaaagtcacgctttagcaaaacccgtgctttctccaaacttcccagtgattgctctgttCAACCTACAACgtcgagtatcgattcggtgtcgtgaagagatcacaaccaaagcccttatccgtaaggcaagaagtccttttccaaaAGGCCTAGAGAAGAATttggtgacgaggttggtgctctcctcgtccatgacatttgatcaagaagtcaggtcaagggactccccgacaactacaccccacggtgctggcatgcctgcgcacacgctcaaaagagagtttgcacccatactggttttggagccaaacaacccCACCAAGGTATCTTGATAAGGATCTTGGAGTGCATTTTACATTGCTCGTTCATGATGATATAACTGCACGATTTTCATATTAAAGCTACTTACTGAATAATGTTGCAGTTGCATAAGGAAATGGTTATTTAATTATTCAAAACTAACGTTGTATGAGTTaccgaccaaaaaaaaagttgtatGAGTTGTTCTCCCAAATCAGGGGCTCATTACATGTGATAGTTGACATGAAATGGTCCAAATGGAATACTCAAAGTAGTCACTACATGAAAATGTTCAAATAATAGCTGTAGCATCTATTTTGTGCATACTCATCGCTAGGTGATCGACACAATTTCAGATCTTAATTAATGAGTTGTGCAAATGTAATCTCTGGCTGTCCATAGGTATGTGCATGTCGGCGTGATAGGACCTGAGAAACCTTTTGCATTGTTGGCCTAGATTGTGGATGGGAATGTCTGCATTCAATTGCTAGCCCTGCAATGGTTATCAGTTCATCTTCGACTTGAGGTGACGGATGTGGAAGGCGTTGATCCAAGACATCTTTCAGCAATATGTTTGCGCTGTCAGACGATTGAGAAAGCGAGGATATGAAATCACCTGCCTGCTTTCCCATTAGCACTTCTAGGGTCAGCACTccaaagctataaacatcaGATTTCTCAGTTACCTTCGTTGTGTAAGCAAGCTCTGCCAAAGAAACGAGGGATCAGAAAGGCATTAATTAACACTTCAGTAAACTCAAATTAGAAGCAACTTTTTACCATGGTTTACCTGGTGCTACATATCCATATGTGCCTGCATGGGACGTCCAATTAGATGAGTTTGGATTTAGAAGCTTAGCAGTCCCAAAGTCCGAAACACAAGGCTCGTATTCGTCATTGAGCAAAATGTTGTTGCTTGATATGTCTCGATGTACAATCGGTGGCTTGCAATCATGATGCATATAAGACAATGCATGAGCTACACCTTTTACAATTCTCACCCTAGAACTCCAGTCGAAATTTTTAGCCTCATGTACGTTGCTCAAGAGTGAAGACAAGCTACCTTTCCCTAGATACTCATAAATTAAAAACAAGTGATTTGGATATGAACAATAACCAAGAAGTTTCACAATGTTTCGGTGTCGTATCTCCACAAGTGCCCTGACTTCATTGAGGAAGTCCTTTCGGGACGTCTCCACATCCTCGCCATCACCATCAAGTATTGCATGGAGCTTCTTTACTGCAACTATATCACCTGAGGATAGCATGGCCTTATAGACACTTCCAGATCCTCCTTTACCAATGCAGTACATGGAGTCAAAACCATTGGTTGCTTTTATGATTTCTTCATACATCTTTCTTCCATCAAAATTAAGTACAGAAAAAATCTCTCCATCCTTCATATCGTGCTGTATTGGTTGatgctctttcttctttcttgatCTAATAATCATTACAATTCCAAGGAGAGCAAGTGAAAGAGCCCCCGAGGAAACGAAAGTGATTATGAACACAGATTTTCGACTTGATTTTGAGATATTCTTACAGGGCTGAAGTCCTCTAACAACATTGCTACACAATCCTTCATTCCCATCCAAGGTAGCATCTTGAAATGCTTTGTTGTTTGGAATGGGACCCTGCAACTGATTGTAAGATAAGTCAACGTACAACAAGCCAGGCATTTCATCAAAAGTTGTTGGAATGAGACCAGAAAGATAATTGTGAGAAAGATTCAGTGTCTCCAGGCTTTGCATATAGCTCAGTTCTGATGGTATCTTATTCTCAAGTAAGTTGTAACTCAAATCTAGTTGAGACAGGTGAACTAACTTCCCCGACTGAAACGGAATCTCATGACTCAACTTGTTGTTGCTCAAATTCAAGTAGTTTAATCTGAATAAGTTACATATGCTGCTTGGAATTGACTCATTGAATTTGTTAGTGGACAGGTCGAGGTATTCAAGATTATTCAATGATCCAAACTCTAAGGGTATATGACCCCACAGTTGATTGTCATTCAACACCAGCTTCACCAAAGAAGTCATTCTCCCAAACTCCTTTGGAATCGCACCGACTAACCTGTTTGAAGAAAGATTGAGTTCATGAATTTGAGATGCATTGCTAATCTCAGGTGGTATGGTACCAGTAAGGTTGTTTCCCGCAATTCGAAGGGTTGCTAAATTTGGACATTGTCCCCAAGTGTGTGAGACTTCACCATAGAAGTTATTGTGGCTTAGGTCTATAAATTGAAGACGAGGGTAGACACCAAAGTCTTCAGATATATTGCCTGTGAGTTGGTTCCATTCGAGACGGAGTCTGAATAAGCTCTTGCAAGTTTTCAAGCTTTTGGGGATTGGACCTGTCAAATAGTTGTCGTTTGCTGTGAAGTTTTCTAGTGATCCACCTCGGCAAATATTTTGGGGCAGGTTACCAAAGAATTGGTTACTATCCAACTCCAGTACAGTCAACTTCATGAGATTCTCCATCTCTTTGGGGATGGAGCCTGAAAGTTGGTTGTCACGGAGGTATAAGATTTCTAAGTTTCTCAAGTTCCCTATTGAAGTTGGAATGGAACCATTGAGTTGATTCACGTGCAACTCTAGATGTACTAGAGATTTCAAGCTCCCCAGCTCTTTCGGAATGGCTCCAGAAAATTTATTTTCAGATAGACAGAGATGTGTAAGGTTTGTCAAGTCACCTAAGGATGCCGGGATTGAACCAGAATAATTGTTCCTGTCAATGTATAGTTTAATCAAAGACTTCAGATTTCCTAGTTCTGAAGGGATAGAACCAGAAAGATTATTGTTCCACAATGCCATCACAGTGAGCTcttggaaatttccaaaatttggAGGGATGGGACCTGTTAAGTGGTTGGTATCGATATAGAGCTCAACCAAATTATGAAGGTTTTCCATTTCTGGAGGAATGGGACCAGAAAGTTGGTTTTCATAGAGATAAAGAAAAACCAGGTTGCTCAAATTACCCAGAGAAGTAGGAATTGAACCATCGAGATTGTTGGTGTATAGCGCAAGATCGGAGAGAAACTTAAGGTCACCTATTTCTTGAGGAATTGAGCCATTTAACTCGTTCCCCATAAGGTGCAGGACCTTGAGATTTGTTAGAAGACCAATTTCTGGTGGGATTTTCCCAGACAATTGATTATAA contains these protein-coding regions:
- the LOC112177771 gene encoding MDIS1-interacting receptor like kinase 2, translated to MRSLTYNYARIFTLACLILYPLLVSSPNRNVAYASSARISTEAEALLKWKASFRSQTQNNLTSWTYFPKFSASSPCNVWVGISCNTAGSVNKINLTNSGIQGTLHEFSFLAFPNLEYVDLSLNKIFDVIPPQISSLSKLIYLDLSYNQLSGKIPPEIGLLTNLKVLHLMGNELNGSIPQEIGDLKFLSDLALYTNNLDGSIPTSLGNLSNLVFLYLYENQLSGPIPPEMENLHNLVELYIDTNHLTGPIPPNFGNFQELTVMALWNNNLSGSIPSELGNLKSLIKLYIDRNNYSGSIPASLGDLTNLTHLCLSENKFSGAIPKELGSLKSLVHLELHVNQLNGSIPTSIGNLRNLEILYLRDNQLSGSIPKEMENLMKLTVLELDSNQFFGNLPQNICRGGSLENFTANDNYLTGPIPKSLKTCKSLFRLRLEWNQLTGNISEDFGVYPRLQFIDLSHNNFYGEVSHTWGQCPNLATLRIAGNNLTGTIPPEISNASQIHELNLSSNRLVGAIPKEFGRMTSLVKLVLNDNQLWGHIPLEFGSLNNLEYLDLSTNKFNESIPSSICNLFRLNYLNLSNNKLSHEIPFQSGKLVHLSQLDLSYNLLENKIPSELSYMQSLETLNLSHNYLSGLIPTTFDEMPGLLYVDLSYNQLQGPIPNNKAFQDATLDGNEGLCSNVVRGLQPCKNISKSSRKSVFIITFVSSGALSLALLGIVMIIRSRKKKEHQPIQHDMKDGEIFSVLNFDGRKMYEEIIKATNGFDSMYCIGKGGSGSVYKAMLSSGDIVAVKKLHAILDGDGEDVETSRKDFLNEVRALVEIRHRNIVKLLGYCSYPNHLFLIYEYLGKGSLSSLLSNVHEAKNFDWSSRVRIVKGVAHALSYMHHDCKPPIVHRDISSNNILLNDEYEPCVSDFGTAKLLNPNSSNWTSHAGTYGYVAPELAYTTKVTEKSDVYSFGVLTLEVLMGKQAGDFISSLSQSSDSANILLKDVLDQRLPHPSPQVEDELITIAGLAIECRHSHPQSRPTMQKVSQVLSRRHAHTYGQPEITFAQLIN